A section of the Triticum dicoccoides isolate Atlit2015 ecotype Zavitan chromosome 7A, WEW_v2.0, whole genome shotgun sequence genome encodes:
- the LOC119333008 gene encoding uncharacterized protein LOC119333008, which yields MDQFPDWHHVRLRNRALGGYLHAADDGESVVLRRGRASLNAVWAVHLRPDGGRGVHLLLHSAAYGRYLASTAAPAPPGHRGSRAGQRDYDHPVVPDIMWEVVRAGSQGDVLLRTVGGRYLRANGRYRRWNTGVSVDGDYISTMARWAVERIPRREAAPDLPPPIPIRVLGRFSGIIFGPPEREAWRTIRFFTENGFSQGLYPENGWNVFPFLGRSVFHLNEELDIRVGVLNGRPAPRLRHVVPSFGEADLPDGFIMCVRAGRHGRLTPLVIDLPRGGDGETLGIIVALSGTQGAEPPSLSLSLHGTTSVLDSDVQSVRFCT from the exons AACCGCGCGCTCGGCGGGTACCTCCACGCCGCCGACGACGGGGAGAGCGTCGTCCTCCGCCGTGGGCGCGCCTCGCTGAACGCGGTGTGGGCGGTGCACCTCCGCCCCGACGGAGGCCGCGGCGTGCACCTGCTCCTTCACAGCGCCGCCTACGGCCGCTACCTCGCCAGCACGGCCGCGCCGGCGCCGCCCGGCCACCGCGGCTCCCGCGCCGGGCAGCGCGACTACGACCATCCGGTGGTTCCGGACATCATGTGGGAGGTCGTCAGGGCGGGCTCCCAGGGCGACGTCCTGCTCCGCACCGTCGGTGGCCGCTACCTCCGCGCCAACGGCAGGTACCGCCGCTGGAACACCGGCGTCAGCGTCGACGGCGACTACATCAGCACCATGGCGCGCTGGGCCGTCGAGCGCATTCCCCGCAGAGAGGCCGCTCCCGACCTTCCACCCCCGATTCCG ATCCGCGTGCTGGGACGCTTCTCCGGGATCATCTTCGGGCCGCCAGAGCGAGAGGCATGGCGGACGATCCGGTTCTTCACCGAGAACGGCTTTTCCCAGGGGTTGTACCCGGAGAACGGCTGGAACGTGTTCCCGTTCCTCGGGAGGTCCGTCTTCCACCTGAACGAGGAACTGGACATACGCGTCGGCGTCCTCAACGGGAGACCTGCCCCGCGGCTTCGTCATGTGGTGCCTTCTTTCggagaggcggacctgcccgacggCTTCATCATGTGCGTCCGAGCCGGCCGCCACGGGAGGCTCACCCCGCTCGTCATCGACCTGccccgcggcggcgacggcgagacccTCGGGATTATCGTGGCGCTCTCCGGGACCCAAGGTGCAgagcctccctctctctctctctctctccatggcACAACTTCTGTCCTTGATTCAGATGTTCAAAGTGTTCGTTTCTGCACATGA
- the LOC119329524 gene encoding protein cornichon homolog 4-like — protein sequence MVFVWLAAFFLVVALIVLVIFQLMCLADLEFDYINPFDSSSRINKVVMPEFIVQALLSALFLLSGHWAMFLLSAPMVYYNYTLYHRRQHLVDVTEIFNHLSREKKRRLFKIAALIVLLFLSLFWMIWSVLEEHE from the exons ATGGTCTTCGTCTGGCTCGCCGCCTTCTTCCTAGTCGTCGCGCTCATCGTGCTCGTCATCTTCCAG TTGATGTGCTtggcagatctggagttcgattatatcaacccgtttgattcatccTCTCGAATCAATAAAGTGGTTATGCCAGAATTTATAGTGCAAGCACTTCTAAGTGCATTATTCCTCTTATCTGGGCATTGGGCGATGTTCTTGCTTTCTGCCCCAATGGTGTACTATAACTATACATT GTACCACCGGCGGCAGCATCTTGTAGATGTGACAGAGATATTTAACCATCTTTCACGGGAGAAGAAGCGCCGTCTTTTTAAGATAGCTGCTCTTATCGTCCTCCTATTCTTGTCCTTGTTCTG GATGATTTGGAGTGTACTGGAGGAGCACGAGTAG
- the LOC119329523 gene encoding enolase 1 codes for MAAATTTTTIQSVKARQIFDSRGNPTVEVDIGLSDGSFARGAVPSGASTGIYEALELRDGGSDYLGKGVLKAVNNVNAIIGPALIGKDPTEQTDIDNFMVQQLDGTSNEWGWCKQKLGANAILAVSLAVCKAGAMVKKIPLYQHIANLAGNKTLVLPVPAFNVINGGSHAGNKLAMQEFMILPTGASSFKEAMKMGVEVYHHLKSIIKKKYGQDATNVGDEGGFAPNIQENKEGLELLKAAIAKAGYTGKVVIGMDVAASEFYSEKDQTYDLNFKEDNNDGSHKISGDSLKDLYKSFVSEYPIVSIEDPFDQDDWATYAKMTGEVGQQVQIVGDDLLVTNPTRVAKAISEKTCNALLLKVNQIGSVTESIEAVSMSKRAGWGVMASHRSGETEDTFIADLSVGLATGQIKTGAPCRSERLAKYNQLLRIEEELGDAAVYAGANFRAPVEPY; via the exons atggcggcggcgacgacgacgacgacgatccagtcggtgaaggcgcggcagatcTTCGACAGCCGCGGAAACCCCACCGTCGAG GTGGACATTGGCCTCAGCGACGGAAGCTTCGCCAGGGGCGCCGTGCCCAGCGGCGCTTCCACCG GAATCTACGAGGCCTTGGAGCTGAGGGATGGAGGCTCTGATTACCTCGGCAAAGGCGTCCTCAAG GCGGTGAACAATGTAAACGCCATCATCGGGCCGGCGCTGATCGGGAAGGATCCGACCGAGCAGACTGACATCGACAACTTCATGGTCCAGCAGCTCGACGGGACCTCCAACGAGTGGGGCTGGTGCAAACAGAAG CTCGGGGCAAACGCGATCCTTGCGGTGTCGCTCGCCGTGTGCAAGGCCGGCGCCATGGTCAAGAAGATCCCTCTTTACCAG CACATTGCGAATCTTGCAGGGAACAAGACCCTCGTGCTGCCCGTGCCTGCTTTCAATGTGATCAATGGAGGCTCTCACGCTGGGAACAAGCTGGCCATGCAG GAGTTCATGATCCTCCCAACCGGCGCCTCCTCGTTCAAGGAGGCCATGAAGATGGGAGTTGAGGTGTACCACCACCTCAAG AGCATAATCAAGAAGAAGTATGGTCAGGATGCCACAAATGTTGGGGATGAAGGTGGCTTTGCGCCTAACATTCAG GAAAACAAGGAGGGCCTGGAACTGCTGAAGGCAGCTATAGCTAAGGCTGGCTACACTGGAAAG GTTGTCATTGGAATGGATGTTGCTGCTTCTGAATTCTACAGTGAGAAGGACCAGACCTATGACCTTAATTTCAAGGAGGAT AACAACGACGGTTCCCACAAAATCTCAGGCGACAGCCTGAAAGATCTGTACAAGTCCTTCGTCTCGGAGTACCCCATCGTGTCGATCGAAGACCCGTTCGATCAGGATGACTGGGCCACCTACGCCAAGATGACCGGCGAGGTTGGGCAGCAGGTGCAGATTGTCGGAGACGACCTTCTTGTCACTAACCCCACG AGGGTTGCCAAGGCGATCAGTGAGAAGACCTGCAATGCCCTTCTCCTGAAG GTGAACCAGATAGGCTCGGTGACAGAGAGCATCGAGGCCGTCAGCATGTCCAAGCGCGCCGGGTGGGGAGTGATGGCGAGCCACAGGAG TGGTGAGACAGAGGACACCTTTATCGCCGACCTCTCGGTCGGCCTGGCCACG GGCCAGATCAAGACTGGAGCTCCCTGCAGGTCTGAGCGTCTGGCCAAATACAACCAG CTGCTGAGGATCGAggaggagctcggcgacgcggcgGTGTACGCCGGAGCAAACTTCAGGGCGCCGGTGGAGCCCTACTGA
- the LOC119333009 gene encoding uncharacterized protein LOC119333009, producing the protein MEEGKEPMRMDQDGQHRKVNLGFDNLPRAADNLANSVRSMLQTVAAGGRPERASSWTILCDLQACISEPLSVIHYALDAVRRLFCNRGMGRGRESARGRKEKLSILLRSEPNKKNLLTPIIMIITSTYRLSITSQDTDDNERRNYEDSDDEEVDPDWPPPSLAIYYGGDSPNVGAAYCFSRDLVELLSVRPRFPFTGTFAAFNDRSAYYYSSPKGQQQHDVDSQGNLLLRAQGKAIENAFQIKIEIPDGDNGIDDGYLVFRVNPYACNKVITRTILTACGRKIDVTFVPLYCAIQARVFVNFDFIAGAGSSTGGTIYYVYGEITAHHQFYDDKNAMLFYCEEGNKAEVVGGKLPLLRSWAAVPIYLDPLLIIKLSLRVSTNPEHDPDGHTFSFQGDLTFDRDQYEKSICNVDHGVVKVCISYE; encoded by the exons ATGGAGGAAGGCAAGGAACCTATGAGGATGGATCAGGACGGCCAGCACCGTAAGGTCAATCTAGGGTTTGATAACCTGCCAAGAGCCGCCGACAATCTAGCCAACTCCGTGAGAAGTATGCTGCAGACGGTTGCCGCTGGAGGGAGGCCCGAAAGAGCATCTTCTTGGACCATCTTGTGTGATCTGCAG GCTTGCATCTCTGAGCCCCTTAGCGTTATTCATTACGCTCTCGACGCTGTTCGACGACTATTCTGTAATAGAGGAATGGGAAGAGGACGGGAAAGTGCAAGGGGGCGGAAAGAGAAACTGTCAATACTGCTGAGGAGCGAACCGAACAAAAAGAATCTGTTGACGCCGATTATTATGATTATTACATCAACCTACAGGCTGAGTATTACCTCCCAAGACACCGACGATAATGAACGCAGAAACTATGAAGACTCCGACGACGAAGAAGTTGATCCAGATTGGCCTCCGCCGAGTCTCGCAATTTACTATGGTGGAGATAGCCCTAATGTGGGTGCGGCTTACTGTTTTTCCCGGGACCTGGTGGAGCTGTTGTCTGTGCGTCCTCGCTTTCCCTTTACGGGCACCTTCGCTGCCTTCAACGATCGTTCTGCCTACTACTACTCCTCTCCGAAAGGTCAACAACAACATGATGTGGATTCTCAG GGAAATTTGTTACTCCGTGCACAAGGCAAGGCCATTGAGAATGCCTTTCAAATTAAAATTGAAATCCCAGATGGAGATAATGGAATTGATGATGGGTACCTGGTCTTCAGAGTAAACCCGTACGCGTGCAACAAAGTTATAACCCGCACCATCCTGACAGCTTGTGGCCGCAAAATAGATGTGACTTTTGTGCCGCTCTACTGTGCTATACAAGCAAGGGTGTTCGTCAACTTTGATTTCATAGCTGGTGCTGGCTCTAGCACGGGTGGCACCATCTATTATGTCTACGGCGAAATCACTGCACACCATCAATTCTACGACGACAAGAATGCCATGCTCTTTTATTGTGAAGAAGGGAACAAAGCAGAGGTTGTTGGCGGCAAGCTTCCACTGTTACGGTCTTGGGCAGCTGTTCCGATATACTTAGATCCGCTCTTGAtaatcaagttgagcctccgcgtcTCAACTAATCCTGAGCATGATCCTGATGGTCATACCTTCTCCTTCCAAGGTGATCTTACCTTCGACCGCGACCAGTATGAAAAATCCATTTGCAACGTCGACCATGGTGTAGTTAAAGTGTGTATCTCATACGAGTAA